The following are encoded in a window of Halorarum salinum genomic DNA:
- a CDS encoding heavy-metal-associated domain-containing protein — protein MERRTIAVTGMSCNGCERNVENALKTVEGVTRVEADREGDAVEVVVDEDTVDDLTVAIRDAGYDVTA, from the coding sequence GTGGAGCGAAGAACGATCGCAGTCACCGGGATGTCCTGTAACGGCTGTGAGCGGAACGTCGAGAACGCGCTCAAAACCGTCGAGGGAGTCACTCGCGTCGAAGCCGACCGCGAGGGCGATGCTGTGGAAGTCGTCGTCGACGAGGACACGGTAGACGACCTCACTGTAGCGATTCGAGACGCCGGCTACGACGTAACGGCCTAG
- a CDS encoding sulfurtransferase TusA family protein: MSQPNWEDVVDLPDELDDETADDLLGDAESVQDMTGEVCPYPQVEAKKAIQGLGSGELLVQETDHVPSTENVPKAVGDQADAHVWKSGDGRYRIYLRKR, from the coding sequence ATGAGCCAGCCGAACTGGGAGGACGTCGTCGACCTTCCCGACGAACTCGACGACGAGACCGCCGACGACCTGCTCGGGGACGCCGAATCGGTACAGGACATGACCGGGGAAGTCTGCCCGTACCCCCAGGTCGAGGCCAAGAAGGCCATCCAGGGCCTCGGATCCGGTGAACTCCTCGTTCAGGAGACCGACCACGTCCCGAGCACCGAGAACGTCCCGAAGGCGGTCGGGGACCAGGCGGACGCACACGTCTGGAAGAGCGGCGACGGCCGGTACCGCATCTACCTCCGGAAGCGATGA
- a CDS encoding haloacid dehalogenase type II, whose product MSFDPDAVETIAFDSYGTIVDVDGVEEPLSNYVENPGTVAELWRDRSLTYAMVANAIEEYDSFYEMNRHALRYALEAVDVDLDEDDRAEILSTYHELPVFDDVRDGMRRLDEAGYDCYVVSNGNEEMLESMVEQAELGDLIADTISADEVERFKPEADLYRHALDRIGIPAERVAYVAAGWWDVPGAIHVGMQGVWINRGNAHWGPYDTEPALTIETFHDLADALES is encoded by the coding sequence ATGTCCTTCGATCCCGACGCGGTCGAAACGATAGCGTTCGACTCCTACGGGACGATCGTGGACGTCGATGGCGTCGAAGAACCCCTGTCGAACTACGTCGAGAACCCCGGAACGGTCGCCGAACTCTGGCGCGACCGCTCGCTGACCTACGCGATGGTGGCGAACGCCATCGAGGAGTACGACTCGTTCTACGAGATGAACCGCCACGCCCTCCGGTACGCGCTCGAGGCAGTGGACGTCGACCTCGACGAGGACGACCGCGCGGAGATCCTCTCGACGTACCACGAACTGCCCGTCTTCGACGACGTACGCGACGGGATGAGACGGCTGGACGAAGCCGGCTACGACTGCTACGTCGTCTCGAACGGCAACGAGGAGATGCTGGAGTCGATGGTCGAGCAGGCGGAACTGGGTGACCTCATCGCGGACACGATCAGCGCCGACGAAGTCGAGCGGTTCAAGCCGGAAGCCGACCTGTACCGCCATGCCCTCGACCGGATCGGCATCCCTGCCGAGCGGGTCGCCTACGTGGCAGCCGGCTGGTGGGACGTGCCGGGTGCGATCCACGTCGGCATGCAGGGGGTCTGGATCAACCGAGGGAACGCGCACTGGGGGCCGTACGATACGGAGCCCGCGCTAACGATCGAGACGTTCCACGACCTCGCCGACGCGCTGGAATCGTAG
- a CDS encoding MoaD/ThiS family protein — MAKLKVPAVLGDGGSTTVEVPGETLAEVLRNHAEEHGEGLRNSVVEDGEIKEFINVYVDGAEVSGLDTAVEDDAQVRIIPAASGGR; from the coding sequence ATGGCGAAACTCAAAGTCCCGGCCGTACTGGGCGACGGTGGCTCCACGACCGTCGAGGTACCGGGGGAGACGCTGGCGGAGGTGTTACGGAATCACGCCGAGGAACACGGCGAGGGGCTCCGGAACAGCGTCGTCGAGGACGGCGAGATCAAGGAGTTCATCAACGTCTACGTGGACGGGGCCGAGGTTTCGGGTCTCGACACGGCGGTCGAGGACGACGCGCAGGTCCGGATCATCCCGGCCGCGAGCGGCGGACGGTAA
- a CDS encoding desampylase: MLELRRSAYDEIVYRGYDGGAEEVCGVLAGTYDDEASVVDAAYPAENVAETPEIRYAMDPEEQFAITEAVEEAGLEVVGFYHTHPAGPTEPSETDARRATWPGYSYAICAFDGYPFLGSWRWRGEDDGFERETVAVSSGGRR, translated from the coding sequence ATGCTCGAACTACGGCGATCGGCGTACGACGAGATCGTGTACCGGGGGTACGACGGCGGGGCCGAGGAGGTGTGCGGCGTTCTCGCGGGCACGTACGACGACGAGGCGAGCGTCGTGGACGCGGCGTATCCGGCCGAGAACGTCGCGGAGACGCCGGAGATTCGATACGCGATGGATCCCGAGGAGCAGTTCGCGATCACCGAGGCCGTCGAGGAAGCCGGACTGGAGGTCGTGGGGTTCTATCACACGCACCCGGCCGGGCCGACCGAACCGAGCGAAACGGACGCCCGGCGGGCGACCTGGCCGGGGTACTCGTACGCCATCTGCGCGTTCGACGGCTACCCGTTCCTGGGGTCGTGGCGGTGGCGCGGCGAGGACGACGGGTTCGAACGGGAGACGGTCGCGGTCTCCTCCGGCGGCAGGCGGTGA
- a CDS encoding PLP-dependent cysteine synthase family protein, with the protein MSESAVGIDEETIGETPLLELDVDVPATVYAKAEWFNLYRADHGGGSVKSRIAKGMLDGAEGRGELTSDRTLIEPTSGNTGSELARLATARGYDVEIVMPDNASGGKVEAVRETGAEIHFVDAHLGYDAVIERCEELVASRPDRYYRPNQYANPDNPGTHERTTAPEIWDQTDGEVTHFVAGAGTGGTVTGTGRGLHERGDVTVVGFEPAEPLHAIDGLKYLGTGDHYRPETYDESVLDRTEYVGTGDAYARARELRDRYADRRVDVVDPGQHDGDTVREHLRVDDQFVVGTSSGAGVQAVHQLDDDGELTADDAVVVMLCDRGDKYADVPLWEDYLN; encoded by the coding sequence ATGTCGGAGTCCGCCGTCGGCATCGACGAGGAGACCATCGGCGAGACGCCGCTACTCGAACTCGACGTCGACGTTCCGGCGACCGTGTACGCGAAGGCGGAGTGGTTCAACCTGTATCGGGCCGATCACGGCGGCGGTTCGGTGAAATCGCGCATCGCCAAGGGAATGCTTGACGGCGCCGAGGGGCGCGGGGAACTCACCTCCGACCGGACGCTGATCGAACCCACGAGCGGGAACACGGGGAGCGAACTCGCCAGGCTCGCGACGGCGAGGGGGTACGACGTCGAGATCGTGATGCCGGACAACGCGAGCGGGGGGAAGGTCGAGGCCGTCCGGGAGACTGGGGCGGAGATCCACTTCGTCGACGCCCACCTCGGGTACGACGCCGTCATAGAGCGGTGCGAGGAACTGGTCGCGTCGCGTCCGGACCGCTACTATCGGCCGAACCAGTACGCGAACCCGGACAATCCCGGAACCCACGAACGGACGACGGCCCCCGAAATCTGGGACCAGACGGACGGCGAGGTGACCCACTTCGTGGCCGGCGCAGGGACGGGTGGAACGGTCACCGGAACCGGCAGGGGCCTCCACGAACGCGGCGACGTCACGGTCGTCGGGTTCGAACCGGCAGAGCCGCTCCACGCCATCGACGGGCTCAAATATCTCGGGACGGGCGACCACTACCGCCCCGAGACGTACGACGAGTCGGTGCTCGACCGGACGGAGTACGTCGGAACCGGGGACGCCTATGCGCGTGCCCGCGAGCTCCGCGATCGGTACGCGGACCGACGGGTCGACGTCGTCGATCCCGGTCAGCACGACGGGGACACGGTTCGCGAGCACCTCCGAGTGGACGACCAGTTCGTGGTCGGAACGTCGAGCGGGGCCGGCGTCCAGGCGGTCCACCAGCTCGACGACGACGGTGAACTCACGGCCGACGACGCGGTCGTCGTCATGCTGTGTGACCGCGGCGACAAGTACGCGGACGTCCCGCTGTGGGAGGACTATCTGAACTGA
- a CDS encoding cupredoxin domain-containing protein codes for MIVNGEVATEDGFRVMHFMTTQTIRDERYRLAIDGELPLAPENTIAGRVHHTHGVVLPIMPTDEGPAFQPVPTALELPNGGTQSFIHAMWEREELVEAPFAGWSAPTAEDGGDGTEGTGTEGSADFGLGGDAQAWEGQAPADIEGEGNPTLTLEAGTAYALVWENLDGIQHGFAIEDRNGEDLLATDLVGEQGATQTVEFTASEEMAEYHCQVHPDSMRGGIEL; via the coding sequence GTGATCGTCAACGGCGAGGTGGCCACCGAGGACGGCTTCCGCGTGATGCACTTCATGACGACCCAGACCATCCGAGACGAGCGGTACCGGCTGGCCATCGACGGGGAGTTGCCGCTCGCCCCGGAGAACACCATCGCCGGGCGAGTCCACCACACCCACGGGGTCGTGCTGCCGATCATGCCCACCGACGAGGGGCCGGCGTTCCAACCGGTGCCGACGGCGTTGGAGCTCCCGAACGGCGGGACGCAGTCGTTCATTCACGCGATGTGGGAACGGGAGGAGCTGGTCGAAGCGCCGTTCGCGGGCTGGTCGGCACCGACGGCGGAGGACGGAGGCGACGGAACCGAGGGGACGGGGACGGAGGGAAGCGCCGACTTCGGGCTCGGCGGCGACGCTCAAGCCTGGGAGGGGCAAGCGCCAGCCGACATCGAGGGCGAGGGAAACCCGACGCTGACGTTGGAAGCCGGCACGGCGTACGCGCTCGTCTGGGAGAACCTCGACGGCATCCAGCACGGCTTCGCCATCGAGGATCGGAACGGGGAGGACCTCCTCGCCACCGACTTGGTTGGGGAGCAGGGCGCCACCCAGACGGTCGAGTTCACCGCCTCCGAGGAGATGGCCGAGTACCACTGCCAGGTCCACCCGGACTCGATGCGAGGTGGGATCGAACTCTAG
- the ubaA gene encoding SAMP-activating enzyme E1 has protein sequence MSGLDLDSEQLDRYSRHIIMDDVGPEGQSDLLDSEMLVLGAGGLGAPIIQYLAAAGVGTLGIADDDEVERSNLQRQVIHGTDDVGRKKVDSAADFVAALNPDVTVEPHGLRVEPDDVEELIDGYDFVIDGTDNFRTRYLVNDACTLAGVPFSHGSIFRFEGQITTFAGTDDSPCYRCMFPEAPPAGMVPDCATAGVLGVLPGAVGCIQATEAVKAVLGVGELLDGRMVFYDALEMEFDAVEITKKDDCPVCGEDPAIDSVHDVEYSASCAIPREEEPNVGGD, from the coding sequence ATGAGCGGTCTCGACCTCGACTCGGAACAACTGGATCGCTACTCCCGGCACATCATCATGGACGACGTCGGTCCCGAGGGGCAGAGCGACCTCCTCGACTCGGAGATGCTCGTGCTCGGTGCGGGCGGGCTAGGCGCCCCCATCATCCAGTATCTCGCCGCCGCCGGGGTCGGGACGCTCGGGATCGCGGACGACGACGAGGTGGAGCGATCGAACCTGCAGCGGCAGGTGATCCACGGCACCGACGACGTTGGCCGGAAGAAGGTCGACAGCGCCGCCGACTTCGTCGCCGCACTCAACCCGGACGTCACGGTCGAACCCCACGGTCTCAGGGTCGAACCCGACGACGTCGAGGAGCTCATCGACGGGTACGACTTCGTGATCGACGGGACGGACAACTTCCGGACGCGGTACCTGGTCAACGACGCCTGCACGCTCGCCGGGGTCCCGTTCTCCCACGGCTCGATCTTCCGGTTCGAGGGGCAGATCACCACGTTCGCGGGGACCGACGACTCGCCGTGTTACCGGTGCATGTTCCCCGAGGCGCCGCCCGCCGGGATGGTCCCCGACTGTGCGACCGCCGGCGTCCTCGGCGTACTGCCGGGGGCCGTCGGGTGCATCCAGGCGACGGAGGCCGTCAAGGCCGTGCTCGGGGTCGGGGAACTCCTCGACGGTCGGATGGTGTTCTACGACGCGCTCGAGATGGAGTTCGACGCCGTCGAGATTACGAAGAAGGACGACTGTCCCGTCTGCGGCGAGGACCCGGCGATCGACTCCGTCCACGACGTGGAGTACTCGGCCTCGTGTGCCATTCCGAGGGAGGAAGAGCCCAACGTCGGGGGCGACTGA
- a CDS encoding rhodanese-like domain-containing protein — protein sequence MVEEITTEDVKAKVDAGEDVQIIDIRDPDQFAAGHVPGAVNVPMSELPSRVDEIEWGDDVVVACPIGQSSVQAARLIGSYEGVEDDDAVRSMAGGYDAWEYELESDE from the coding sequence ATGGTCGAGGAGATCACCACCGAGGACGTGAAAGCGAAGGTGGACGCGGGGGAGGACGTCCAGATCATCGACATCCGCGACCCCGACCAGTTCGCGGCGGGGCACGTTCCCGGCGCCGTGAACGTACCCATGTCGGAGCTCCCGTCGCGCGTCGACGAGATCGAGTGGGGCGACGACGTCGTCGTCGCCTGCCCGATCGGCCAGTCGTCGGTGCAGGCGGCGCGGCTCATCGGGAGCTACGAAGGGGTCGAGGACGACGACGCCGTCCGAAGCATGGCCGGGGGCTACGACGCCTGGGAGTACGAACTCGAATCCGACGAGTAA